From Bos taurus isolate L1 Dominette 01449 registration number 42190680 breed Hereford chromosome 29, ARS-UCD2.0, whole genome shotgun sequence, a single genomic window includes:
- the LOC101906111 gene encoding protein tyrosine phosphatase type IVA 1-like, producing the protein MAPLNRPAPVEVTYRNMRFLITHNPTSATLSKFIEDLKKYGVTTIVRVCEATYDTALVEKEGIQVLDWPFDDGSSPSNQIVDDWLSLLNIKFREEPGCCIAVHCVAGLGRTPVLVALALMEGGMKNEEAVQFIRQKRRGAFNSKQLLYLEKYHSKMRLCFKDSSGHRNNCCVQ; encoded by the coding sequence ATGGCTCCACTGAACCGCCCAGCTCCTGTGGAAGTCACATACAGGAACATGAGATTTCTTATTACACACAATCCAACGAGTGCAACCTTAAGCAAATTCATAGAGGACCTTAAGAAGTATGGAGTTACGACAATAGTAAGAGTGTGTGAAGCAACTTATGACACTGCTCTGGTGGAGAAAGAAGGCATCCAGGTTTTGGATTGGCCCTTTGATGATGGTTCATCACCCTCTAACCAGATTGTGGATGACTGGTTAagtcttttaaatattaaatttcgGGAAGAACCTGGTTGTTGCATTGCTGTTCACTGTGTTGCAGGTCTTGGGAGAACTCCAGTGCTTGTCGCCCTGGCATTAATGGAAGgtggaatgaaaaatgaagagGCGGTCCAGTTTATAAGACAAAAGCGGCGTGGAGCTTTTAACAGCAAGCAACTTTTATACTTGGAGAAATATCATTCTAAAATGCGGCTGTGCTTCAAAGACTCCAGTGGCCATAGAAACAACTGTTGCGTTCAATAA